From Carettochelys insculpta isolate YL-2023 chromosome 3, ASM3395843v1, whole genome shotgun sequence, a single genomic window includes:
- the PLA2G7 gene encoding platelet-activating factor acetylhydrolase has translation MESTSSAHFHRIPEGKGPYSVGCTDLMTDHMIESQGSFFRLYYPSQNGTSSEDTKWIPRKEYYRGLSDFLNMYRMLGERVLQYYVGSVTCPAKWNAAFKPGEKYPLIIFSHGLGAFRTLYSAICIEMASQGFIVAAVEHRDKSSSATYYYKKNLASEAREEATGDLEEEWIYYRQLKRGEEEFPLRHQQVQQRREECIEALDVILDINSGKRVVNVLPLDFDWTLLENSIDNDRIAVMGHSFGAATAIETLSKDTRFKCGIALDAWMLPLDDEVYPRVHQPLLFINSEKFQWASNVLKMKKLDSTSTERKMITIKGSVHQSFPDFTFLADNFVGKIFKLKGEINPNTAIDISNKASLAFLQKHLGLEKDFDQWNTLVDGEGPNIIRDTNIDLPSRSLEASD, from the exons atggagagcacGAGCTCTGCACATTTTCATAGAATCCCTGAGGGGAAGGGGCCTTACTCAGTTGGCTGCACAGATCTGATGACTGATCACATGATTGAG TCACAGGGAAGCTTCTTTCGTCTGTATTATCCTTCACAAAATGGCACCAGTAGTGAAGACACCAAATGGATCCCCAGGAAGGAATATTATCGTGGACTTTCTGACTTCCTCAACATGTACCGGATGTTAGGAGAGAGAGTTTTGCAGTACTATGTTG gCTCAGTGACATGCCCTGCAAAATGGAATGCTGCTTTCAAGCCTGGAGAAAAATACCCCCTCATTATTTTTTCCCATGGACTTGGAGCTTTCAG GACTTTATATTCTGCTATCTGCATTGAGATGGCATCTCAGGGTTTTATTGTTGCTGCTGTAGAGCACAG AGATAAATCTTCTTCTGCAACTTATTACTATAAAAAGAATCTTGCTTCTGAAGCACGAGAAGAGGCTACAGGAGATCTGGAAGAGGAATGGATCTATTATAGACAACTAAAACGAGGTGAAGAGGAATTTCCTCTACGCCACCAACAG GTGCAACAGCGAAGAGAGGAGTGCATCGAAGCTCTTGATGTCATTCTTGATATTAATTCTGGAAAACGTGTAGTGAATGTACTGCCTTTAGACTTTGATTGGACTCTCTTGGAG AACTCTATTGATAATGACAGAATAGCAGTGATGGGACACTCTTTTGGTGCTGCCACAGCCATTGAGACACTTAGCAAAGACACCAGATTCAA ATGTGGCATTGCCTTGGATGCATGGATGCTTCCTCTAGATGATGAAGTTTATCCCAGAGTCCACCAGCCATTGCTGTTTATCAACTCAGAAAAATTCCAGTGGGCTTCAAACGTTCTAAAAATGAAGAAACTTGACTCCACTTCCACAGAAAGAAAAATGATCACTATCAA GGGATCAGTTCATCAGAGTTTTCCTGATTTTACTTTCCTGGCTGATAACTTTGTTGGAAAGATCTTCAAATTAAAGGGAGAAATAAACCCAAACACAGCTATAGACATTAGCAACAAAGCTTCATTAGCCTTCTTACAGAAACATTTAG GACTGGAGAAAGATTTTGACCAGTGGAACACTCTTGTAGATGGCGAAGGACCTAACATCATTCGTGACACCAACATTGATCTACCATCAAGATCACTAGAAGCATCAGACTGA